In a single window of the Branchiostoma floridae strain S238N-H82 chromosome 2, Bfl_VNyyK, whole genome shotgun sequence genome:
- the LOC118410275 gene encoding galactosylceramide sulfotransferase-like isoform X2, producing the protein MQDEDSYSPGTMRRSRLRIMLIALLWLVFLSAINWVITSHVMKRNPSSSTHIVQGAGPLAPHAQKINPNQQNIHPENDKMPDQGQNEKSDNDDEFFKSEEDDDVDDDNQEEPEKFMAEDEQVSQEESDERGQNEVAIEGGEGEDCERKNNFVFIKVHKAGSTTAMGIFLRYGYEHNLTFVLPRRTPSLGWPAQLNEDFYIPLKNNAFNILTHHTVYNRDLIGQIMPKDSYYLAILRHPINILKSVFNWCSLDSRLSIKSDNPVAYFLENIDQYAKQLDGVDSPVTLRNFMSFEFGYKSSPVQPSDDEIQIFVQTIKKDFNLIMILEHLDESLVLLRRIMCWDITDILYLTKNAESYDYRRAEISSDEVRMHREMSKVDYALFEHFNATLWEKIEQQGSNFKDEVEHFKTVNGKVTKYCVALDHSAVLTFNETKWYSTFSVDMEFCKNLYKPQKAYDKELKARQEPLVTDTYWDTKADVEARWVRPKLPC; encoded by the exons ATGCAAGATGAAGACAGTTACTCGCCAG GAACGATGAGGAGGTCACGTTTGCGTATCATGCTGATTGCCTTGCTGTGGCTGGTGTTTCTGTCCGCGATCAACTGGGTTATCACTTCACATGTGATGAAGAGGAACCCCAGTTCAAG TACCCACATTGTGCAAGGCGCGGGACCCCTTGCACCACATGCACAGAAGATAAACCCAAACCAACAGAACATACACCCTGAGAATGACAAAATGCCAGATCAAGGGCAAAACGAAAAG TCGGACAATGATGATGAGTTCTTCAAGAGTGAAGAAGACGATGACGTCGACGATGATAATCAGGAAGAACCGGAGAAATTTATGGCAGAGGACGAACAGGTGTCACAGGAAGAGTCGGACGAACGTGGGCAAAACGA GGTAGCGATtgaaggaggagaaggagaagattGTGAACGTAAGAACAACTTTGTCTTCATCAAAGTCCACAAGGCCGGATCCACCACCGCCATGGGCATCTTTCTCCGCTATGGCTACGAGCACAACCTCACCTTCGTCCTGCCCCGCAGAACACCTTCCCTGGGCTGGCCGGCTCAACTTAACGAGGACTTCTACATCCCACTCAAGAACAACGCCTTCAACATCCTCACCCACCACACAGTCTATAACAGAGACTTGATCGGCCAAATCATGCCGAAAGACAGTTACTACCTAGCCATTTTGCGCCATCCTATAAACATACTAAAATCGGTCTTCAATTGGTGTTCTTTAGATAGCCGCTTGTCCATAAAGTCGGATAACCCAGTGGCTTACTTTCTAGAGAATATTGACCAATACGCAAAGCAGTTAGACGGCGTAGACTCTCCggttactctaagaaatttcatgTCTTTTGAGTTCGGGTACAAGTCGTCTCCTGTGCAACCTAGCGACGACGAGATTCAAATTTTTGTCCAAACTATCAAAAAGGACTTTAATCTGATCATGATATTGGAACATCTCGACGAATCGTTGGTACTGTTGAGGAGAATTATGTGTTGGGACATAACGGATATACTATATCTGACGAAAAATGCCGAATCGTACGACTACCGACGAGCGGAGATTTCTAGTGATGAGGTGCGAATGCACCGAGAGATGAGCAAAGTGGACTACGCCCTGTTTGAGCATTTCAACGCCACCTTGTGGGAAAAGATCGAACAGCAGGGTTCAAATTTTAAAGACGAAGTTGAGCACTTTAAGACAGTCAATGGAAAAGTGACGAAGTACTGTGTGGCACTTGACCACAGTGCAGTGCTGACGTTTAACGAAACGAAATGGTATTCAACATTTTCCGTAGACATGGAGTTTTGTAAAAACTTGTATAAGCCACAGAAAGCGTATGACAAGGAGTTGAAAGCTAGGCAGGAACCCTTGGTTACTGACACCTATTGGGATACGAAAGCTGATGTTGAAGCTCGCTGGGTTAGGCCCAAATTGCCCTGTTAG
- the LOC118410275 gene encoding galactosylceramide sulfotransferase-like isoform X1, whose amino-acid sequence MFSRPTLKEDKPSVSMVQLPQAVRANLPAVTLPRLHTHPFGTMRRSRLRIMLIALLWLVFLSAINWVITSHVMKRNPSSSTHIVQGAGPLAPHAQKINPNQQNIHPENDKMPDQGQNEKSDNDDEFFKSEEDDDVDDDNQEEPEKFMAEDEQVSQEESDERGQNEVAIEGGEGEDCERKNNFVFIKVHKAGSTTAMGIFLRYGYEHNLTFVLPRRTPSLGWPAQLNEDFYIPLKNNAFNILTHHTVYNRDLIGQIMPKDSYYLAILRHPINILKSVFNWCSLDSRLSIKSDNPVAYFLENIDQYAKQLDGVDSPVTLRNFMSFEFGYKSSPVQPSDDEIQIFVQTIKKDFNLIMILEHLDESLVLLRRIMCWDITDILYLTKNAESYDYRRAEISSDEVRMHREMSKVDYALFEHFNATLWEKIEQQGSNFKDEVEHFKTVNGKVTKYCVALDHSAVLTFNETKWYSTFSVDMEFCKNLYKPQKAYDKELKARQEPLVTDTYWDTKADVEARWVRPKLPC is encoded by the exons ACCTACCCTGAAAGAGGACAAACCTTCAGTCTCTATGGTCCAGCTGCCACAGGCTGTGAGGGCCAACCTTCCTGCTGTCACTTTACCTCGGCTGCACACACATCCATTCG GAACGATGAGGAGGTCACGTTTGCGTATCATGCTGATTGCCTTGCTGTGGCTGGTGTTTCTGTCCGCGATCAACTGGGTTATCACTTCACATGTGATGAAGAGGAACCCCAGTTCAAG TACCCACATTGTGCAAGGCGCGGGACCCCTTGCACCACATGCACAGAAGATAAACCCAAACCAACAGAACATACACCCTGAGAATGACAAAATGCCAGATCAAGGGCAAAACGAAAAG TCGGACAATGATGATGAGTTCTTCAAGAGTGAAGAAGACGATGACGTCGACGATGATAATCAGGAAGAACCGGAGAAATTTATGGCAGAGGACGAACAGGTGTCACAGGAAGAGTCGGACGAACGTGGGCAAAACGA GGTAGCGATtgaaggaggagaaggagaagattGTGAACGTAAGAACAACTTTGTCTTCATCAAAGTCCACAAGGCCGGATCCACCACCGCCATGGGCATCTTTCTCCGCTATGGCTACGAGCACAACCTCACCTTCGTCCTGCCCCGCAGAACACCTTCCCTGGGCTGGCCGGCTCAACTTAACGAGGACTTCTACATCCCACTCAAGAACAACGCCTTCAACATCCTCACCCACCACACAGTCTATAACAGAGACTTGATCGGCCAAATCATGCCGAAAGACAGTTACTACCTAGCCATTTTGCGCCATCCTATAAACATACTAAAATCGGTCTTCAATTGGTGTTCTTTAGATAGCCGCTTGTCCATAAAGTCGGATAACCCAGTGGCTTACTTTCTAGAGAATATTGACCAATACGCAAAGCAGTTAGACGGCGTAGACTCTCCggttactctaagaaatttcatgTCTTTTGAGTTCGGGTACAAGTCGTCTCCTGTGCAACCTAGCGACGACGAGATTCAAATTTTTGTCCAAACTATCAAAAAGGACTTTAATCTGATCATGATATTGGAACATCTCGACGAATCGTTGGTACTGTTGAGGAGAATTATGTGTTGGGACATAACGGATATACTATATCTGACGAAAAATGCCGAATCGTACGACTACCGACGAGCGGAGATTTCTAGTGATGAGGTGCGAATGCACCGAGAGATGAGCAAAGTGGACTACGCCCTGTTTGAGCATTTCAACGCCACCTTGTGGGAAAAGATCGAACAGCAGGGTTCAAATTTTAAAGACGAAGTTGAGCACTTTAAGACAGTCAATGGAAAAGTGACGAAGTACTGTGTGGCACTTGACCACAGTGCAGTGCTGACGTTTAACGAAACGAAATGGTATTCAACATTTTCCGTAGACATGGAGTTTTGTAAAAACTTGTATAAGCCACAGAAAGCGTATGACAAGGAGTTGAAAGCTAGGCAGGAACCCTTGGTTACTGACACCTATTGGGATACGAAAGCTGATGTTGAAGCTCGCTGGGTTAGGCCCAAATTGCCCTGTTAG
- the LOC118410008 gene encoding peroxisomal leader peptide-processing protease-like — MLQEACIVSVSGESSKSSGNHGEVTGHSCSGVIVDRQRGLVLSHGVAFSPYLPDEFTSHQVRRQGWYKPQDTDRFNIEVIVRPRSEKGQPEASDRFLQPIQQPIPAATTAGGKLASELDSPPEKKCSAELLLLWRCIDFDDAVRKLMPKYDNWHFDEPPNNPADSRRDPSHQIEAVQSCVKTDWMAEVSLSWFALLKLKESEKGAESSAVVGVEQAQIGSPVMAVGTPFGVLCPSVFMNSLAKGIVCNTAGKGGALILTDARCLPGTEGGPLLTVDRDGKWMLLGLVAAPLCWKANEWIGLSLVCSFHAVLDSLAHLVPWPLIPAAAVIHSIQEPPHPALSQVEKSIVMIEAGEIWGSGVVVHVDESKVYLLTCRHVIGSSSKVKVVMCHAQKVRVTGNVVYATPSESVYDLAVVEFPNPRVKLVPVRETRRYDQGEQCFAVGYALFGQNQHMKPTVTAGVLSNVVSWQGNPIMLQSTCAVHAGVSGGALFNQQGQLMGIVVSNAKDVQLKACYPHLNFIIPSTTFAKAMDRFVQTKDAGCLSEFDSNNHYLQDVWKLQEPKPLLQSKI, encoded by the exons ATGTTGCAAGAAGCCTGTATCGTGAGTGTCAGTGGTGAAAGCAGCAAGTCATCTGGCAACCATGGTGAAGTCACAGGACACAGCTGTAGTGGTGTAATTGTGGACAGACAGAGAGGGCTGGTCCTGTCTCATGGTGTAGCCTTCAGTCCCTACCTACCTGATGAGTTCACCTCTCATCAAGTAAGGCGACAAGGCTGGTACAAACCTCAAGATACAGACAGATTTAATATTGAAGTGATAGTCAGGCCTAGGTCAGAAAAGGGCCAACCTGAAGCTAGTGACAGATTCCTGCAACCCATTCAGCAGCCAATTCCAGCAGCCACTACAGCTGGAGGAAAGCTAGCATCTGAGTTGGATTCACCACCAGAGAAAAAGTGTTCAGCAGAGTTGCTGCTGCTCTGGAGGTGTATTGACTTTGACGATGCTGTGAGGAAGCTGATGCCAAAGTACGACAATTGGCACTTTGATGAACCTCCCAATAATCCAGCCGATAGCCGCAGAGACCCTTCACACCAGATTGAGGCAGTCCAGTCCTGTGTCAAGACCGACTGGATGGCTGAAGTCTCCTTGTCTTGGTTCGCACTTTTAAAACTCAAAGAATCAGAAAAAGGTGCTGAAAGTTCAGCTGTTGTTGGAGTAGAACAGGCTCAGATAGGTTCACCTGTCATGGCAGTTGGAACGCCCTTTGGTGTTCTCTGTCCATCTGTGTTCATGAATAGCTTGGCAAAGGGGATCGTGTGCAACACTGCGGGGAAGGGTGGGGCGCTGATTCTCACAGATGCAAGATGTCTGCCTGGAACTGAGGGTGGCCCACTGCTCACTGTTGATAGGGATGGAAAATG GATGTTGCTTGGTCTGGTAGCTGCACCTCTCTGTTGGAAGGCCAACGAGTGGATAGGGCTGTCCCTAGTCTGCTCGTTCCATGCTGTGCTGGACTCCTTAGCTCACCTTGTGCCCTGGCCTCTCATCCCAGCTGCCGCAGTCATACACAGCATCCAAGAACCACCACATCCGGCTCTGTCACAAGTGGAGAAGTCTATAGTGATGATAGAAGCAGGGGAAATCTGGGGGTCGGGGGTTGTTGTGCATGTGGATGAATCTAAAGTCTATCTTTTGACATGCCGGCATGTCATAGGGTCCTCCTCTAAAGTGAAAGTTGTAATGTGTCATGCACAAAAAGTCAGGGTGACAGGAAATGTTGTATATGCCACTCCCTCGGAGTCAGTTTATGATTTAGCAGTAGTGGAGTTCCCTAACCCAAGGGTAAAACTTGTCCCTGTGAGAGAGACAAGAAGGTACGACCAAGGAGAACAGTGTTTTGCGGTTGGTTATGCCCTTTTTGGTCAGAATCAACATATGAAACCAACAGTGACAGCTGGAGTGCTATCCAATGTGGTTTCCTGGCAAGGCAATCCCATCATGCTCCAGTCCACATGTGCAGTGCATGCTGGGGTTAGTGGGGGTGCCCTTTTTAACCAACAGGGACAACTGATGGGGATTGTAGTAAGCAATGCAAAGGATGTACAACTCAAAGCGTGTTATCCACACCTGAATTTCATCATTCCGTCAACAACCTTTGCAAAAGCAATGGATAGATTTGTACAGACAAAAGATGCTGGTTGTTTGTCTGAGTTTGATAGTAACAATCATTACTTGCAAGATGTATGGAAACTCCAAGAACCAAAACCATTACTGCAAAGTAAGATATGA